The genomic stretch CCGCGATTCAAGGCCAGCGTTGCGTGGTCCATGCTTTATATGAGGGTATCCGCTGGGGAGAATTTTATCCAGGACTCCAGTGTTTAAAGATCGAACCTATGGACGAATCCGCTTCTCTTTTTTTTAATGGGATTCAGTATCAAGGCGCCCTGTACGTTCATCGCAAAGACAACCATTGCATTATGGTTTCTAATGAGGTTGCAATTGAAGATTATCTGAAATCTGTACTCTCTATAAAGTACCTTAAAGAGTTAGACAAAGAAGCTTTGTCTGCTTGTGTCATACTAGAAAGAACCGCTCTATACGAAAAGCTTCTCGCAAGAAATCCTCAAAACTTTTGGCATGTTAAAGCTGAAGAAGAAGGATATGCAGGATTTGCCGTGACAAAGCAATTTTATGGCGTAGAAGAGGCTGTAGATTGGACAGCTCGTTTAATTTTAGACAGTCCTCAAGGATTAATTATAGATGCACAGGGTCTCCTCCAGTCTAACGTAGATCGTCTTGCTATAGAAGGATTTAATGCTCGTCAGATTCTGGAGAAGTTCTACAAGGACGCAGACTTTGTTGTTATAGAATCCTGGAATGAAGAAATAGATGGTGACATTAGGTAGCGTTTTTCGCGCGGCTTACCGCAATTAAGGTGGTATGAGGTTGTAATGACACTGTCGGTGCTGCTAGATTTTGAGTAGCAAAGCCCTTATGACTATCGGCAACTATCTGATAAGGAAGGAAATTCACCCAAGGCTTAGGTAGGGTTACGCATATTTCTTGAGTCCCCACATGAAAAGCAACATAAATGTGGGCTTTTAGCGATTTTATTTTAAATGCTAAAAAATTTCCAGGGTGCCATGTCATAGGATGGCCGAGAGCATCCATCCAGCTAATTTCCTTATGGGTAAGAAAGCCTCGATTAAAAAATGTTTTATATTTTTTACGGAAAGCAATGAGATCAGATAGAAAGTTCATAAGTTGAGGCTTTTCTGTAAGCTGATCCCAGAGAAAATAATTTGCATCTGAGTCTAAAGCCCAACGATTGTTGTTTCCTTGAGCTGTATGGGCATATTCATCTCCTGATTGAATCATAGGAATGCCCTGCGAAACCATCAATGTAAGGAAAAAATTCCGTAATTGTTTTTCGCGAATTTCAAGAATAAGCGGGTCTTGTGTTTTTCCCTCAGCACCGAAATTATAACTGTAGTTCGCATCGGTACCATCACGATTATTCTCTCCGTTGGCTTCATTGTGTTTGTGGTTATAAGATACAGTGTCGCATAACGTAAACCCATCATGGCAACTTACGTAGTTAATGGAATTTGTAGGGGAACCTCGGGGATAGATGTCTTGAGATCCAGCAATTCTAGAGGCAAAGGTTCCTAAGAGATTTTGATCTCCATTAAGAAATGCTTTAACCTGATCACGATAAGGGCCATTCCACTCGCTCCATCTTGGAGACACACGGGGAAAATAGCCGACTTGATACAAGCCGCCAGCATCCCAAGGCTCTGCTATAATCTTTGTACTCCTAAGTAAAGGATCAAAAGAAATTGCCTCTAAAATAGGAGAGAATTCTAAAGGAGATCCCGAAGGACCACGAGAAAACACAGAAGCAAGATCGAATCGAAACCCATCGACATGCATTTCTTCTACCCAATAATGTAAGACATCGAGAATCCATTGGGTCGTGGGAGCGCGGTTTGTATTGAGCGTGTTTCCGCAGCCTGAATAATTGGTAAAGTGACCATTTTCATCTAAAATATAATAACTCGGAGTATCTATCCAAGGCAAAGAGCAGGTAGTCCCTTGAAAGCCCGTATGATTAAAAACAACATCAAGAATCACTTCAATACCTTCTTGATGAAGGGTCTTGACTAACGTTTTAAACTCACGAATCGGGGCGCAAGGATCGGAGGCATAGGCATAACGCCTGCAGGGAGAAAAGAAATTTATAGGAGCATATCCCCAATAATTGCAAAGATAAGGAAATTGCGAATTTTTAAAAGGATGTACGGTCTCATCGAATTCAAAGATGGGCAAAAGCTCAATAGCATTGATACCCAGCTTATGTAGATGGTCGATCTTTTCAATAATTCCTAGAAAGGTTCCTGGAGCATGAACCTTAGATGAAGAAGATTGAGTGAAGGAACGTACATGCATCTCATAGATGATCATATCTTCTTTCGGTAAATGAAGAGGCCTGTCATCTTCCCAATGAAATTGTTCTTCCTTTAAATAACAAAACGCATAATCTCCCTGTTTT from Candidatus Chlamydia corallus encodes the following:
- a CDS encoding glycogen debranching protein — its product is MEKVSSYPTLPLPLGVSQISPKRYHFALYASQATEVVLALTKENSEVIEIPLTPNKHRTGAIWHIEIDGISDQWSYAFRVNGPKNHTMQYSFKEYLADPYAKNIHSPQIFGSQKKQGDYAFCYLKEEQFHWEDDRPLHLPKEDMIIYEMHVRSFTQSSSSKVHAPGTFLGIIEKIDHLHKLGINAIELLPIFEFDETVHPFKNSQFPYLCNYWGYAPINFFSPCRRYAYASDPCAPIREFKTLVKTLHQEGIEVILDVVFNHTGFQGTTCSLPWIDTPSYYILDENGHFTNYSGCGNTLNTNRAPTTQWILDVLHYWVEEMHVDGFRFDLASVFSRGPSGSPLEFSPILEAISFDPLLRSTKIIAEPWDAGGLYQVGYFPRVSPRWSEWNGPYRDQVKAFLNGDQNLLGTFASRIAGSQDIYPRGSPTNSINYVSCHDGFTLCDTVSYNHKHNEANGENNRDGTDANYSYNFGAEGKTQDPLILEIREKQLRNFFLTLMVSQGIPMIQSGDEYAHTAQGNNNRWALDSDANYFLWDQLTEKPQLMNFLSDLIAFRKKYKTFFNRGFLTHKEISWMDALGHPMTWHPGNFLAFKIKSLKAHIYVAFHVGTQEICVTLPKPWVNFLPYQIVADSHKGFATQNLAAPTVSLQPHTTLIAVSRAKNAT
- a CDS encoding SpoIID/LytB domain-containing protein — its product is MSISGFSEVKVSDTFIKQATVVEPKIRVLLSGESTTALIEAKGPYRIYGDNVFLDTAIQGQRCVVHALYEGIRWGEFYPGLQCLKIEPMDESASLFFNGIQYQGALYVHRKDNHCIMVSNEVAIEDYLKSVLSIKYLKELDKEALSACVILERTALYEKLLARNPQNFWHVKAEEEGYAGFAVTKQFYGVEEAVDWTARLILDSPQGLIIDAQGLLQSNVDRLAIEGFNARQILEKFYKDADFVVIESWNEEIDGDIR